The following coding sequences are from one Nicotiana tabacum cultivar K326 chromosome 1, ASM71507v2, whole genome shotgun sequence window:
- the LOC142162039 gene encoding uncharacterized protein LOC142162039 — translation MVVKVPRRLVKWWNMFTLLEQRDLMGKLGTLISLMDITPRPDLVEEILTFWDPQKLVFKFGDLEMIPTLAEIAGLTRLPYLDKDLIYTRAHSSTKFLKIIGMDLEDHMGCLDQSWVPLNFLFERFARPTGYETFVDEFSISYNSWKKRRPMVFAIALLGLLVFPLEGRHISTRLGSIVFALFHDKHSSKVTSVPTILAEIYRALTRIREGGMFFEGINLLLQLWMIEHLHPDTMFEKDVIDCCLRDRVKWIEHRMTFDKFALPLGDQDWVDYLGSLTEEKILWSYLWIDLNVILAGSHVQDFLVLIGLWCTRPYTPARVMRQLGRRQKVPYIPDSHDFIREFDTMPHREVDI, via the coding sequence ATGGTGGTCAAAGTCCCTAGAAGGCTAGTAAAATGGTGGAACATGTTCACATTACTTGAGCAACGTGATTTGATGGGTAAATTAGGGACTCTTATTTCTTTGATGGACATCACTCCCCGTCCCGACCTTGTAGAAGaaattttgacattttgggacccacagaaACTAGTATTCAAGTTTGGGGATCTTGAGATGATACCCACCTTAGCTGAGATAGCCGGGTTAACCCGCCTGCCATACCTAGACAAAGATTTGATTTACACAAGGGCTCATTCAAGCACCAAGTTCCTTAAGATCATAGGGATGGATTTGGAAGATCACATGGGGTGTCTAGATCAATCTTGGGTACCTTTGAACTTTTTATTCGAGAGGTTTGCTCGTCCTACTGGGTATGAGACCTTCGTAGATGAATTTTCCATATCATATAATTCTTGGAAGAAGAGGCGTCCTATGGTCTTCGCTATCGCATTGTTGGGTCTCCTGGTCTTTCCTTTGGAAGGTAGACATATTAGCACGCGTCTGGGGTCAATAGTCTTTGCACTCTTCCATGATAAACATAGTAGTAAGGTCACCTCGGTTCCGACAATTTTGGCAGAGATCTATCGTGCTTTGACCaggattcgagaaggtgggatgttCTTTGAAGGAATCAACTTGTTGCTACAACTGTGGATGATAGAACACTTACACCCCGACACCATGTTTGAGAAAGATGTGATTGACTGTTGTCTAAGAGATCGAGTGAAGTGGATCGAGCATAGGATGACGTTCGATAAGTTTGCCTTACCACTCGGAGATCAGGATTGGGTTGATTACTTAGGATCCTTGACTGAAGAGAAGATATTGTGGTCATACCTTTGGATTGATTTGAATGTGATTTTGGCAGGATCTCACGTGCAAGACTTCTTGGTACTAATTGGACTTTGGTGTACTAGACCATATACCCCTGCTAGAGTGATGCGTCAGTTAGGGAGGCGGCAAAAAGTCCCCTACATTCCTGATTCTCATGACTTCATTAGGGAATTTGACACTATGCCGCATAGGGAGGTCGACATCTAG
- the LOC142162043 gene encoding uncharacterized protein LOC142162043, producing MEGKKHNRTLYLIVKCEDSVVSRVLVDNGSSANICPLSTLQKMKIGSERIHLNSVYVRGFDGRGKDSVGDIILKLLIGPVEFTMEFQVLEVVVSYNLLLGRPWIHAVKAVSSSLHQMMKFEWDRQEIVVHDDEDLSACNDTIVPFVEAEEDKGP from the coding sequence ATGGAGGGTAAAAAACACAACCGAACTCTTTATCTCATAGTGAAGTGTGAAGATTCTGTTGTCTCAAGGGTTTTGGTTGATAATGGCTCTAGTGCGAATATTTGTCCCCTGTCTACTCTGCAAAAAATGAAGATTGGCTCTGAAAGAATCCACTTGAACAGTGTGTATGTTCGAGGCTTTGATGGGAGAGGTAAAGATTCTGTTGGAGATATAATTCTCAAATTGTtgatagggccagttgagttcaccatggaattccaagtgttagaGGTGGTTGTTTCCTATAATCTGTTGTTGGGTAGGCCCTGGATACATGCTGTTAAGGCAGTCTCGTCTTCTCTGCACCAAATGAtgaagttcgaatgggatagGCAGGAAATAGTGGTGCACGATGATGAGGATTTGTCAGCTTGTAATGACACAATTGTTCCGTTTGTCGAAGCTGAAGAGGATAAGGGACCTTGA